A genomic segment from Rhinatrema bivittatum chromosome 19, aRhiBiv1.1, whole genome shotgun sequence encodes:
- the LOC115080912 gene encoding LIM/homeobox protein Lhx2-like — MRTCFKNHQLRTLESYFSVKQNPDGKDWERMARKTGLSKRVLQVWFQNARAKLRKTLSQEGSPETGGTPAETPEGAPASPRQELPARTSGTPEPLFPPLDLRVPYVSPGVPLLPLFLNFDLGDPLREVTPSLSCSRLYK; from the exons ATGCGGACCTGCTTCAAGAACCACCAGCTGCGCACGCTGGAGTCCTACTTCTCCGTGAAGCAGAACCCCGACGGGAAGGACTGGGAGCGCATGGCCAGGAAGACGGGGCTGTCCAAGAGGGTGCTgcag GTTTGGTTTCAGAATGCCCGTGCCAAGCTCCGGAAGACCCTATCCCAGGAGGGGAGCCCCGAGACGGGAGGAACACCCGCTGAGACCCCCGAAGGAGCCCCAGCCTCGCCTCGGCAGGAGCTGCCCGCCCGCACCTCGGGGACCCCGGAGCCCCTCTTCCCGCCGCTGGACCTAAGGGTCCCCTACGTCTCGCCCGGCGTGCCCTTGCTACCCCTCTTTCTGAACTTTGACCTGGGGGATCCGCTGAGGGAG GTCACCCCGTCCCTCTCCTGCTCTCGGCTGTATAAATAG